From the genome of Gloeocapsa sp. PCC 73106:
CTTTCCCCTTTATCTCACATCTTCCACCAAAATGAAAATAAGTATTAATGCTCAATAAGATTAGGGGGAAATAAAAAGACAGTTATGGTTTAAATTCCTGTGCCCCAAAGGGTATCCGGGCTGCGGGGATCACCTTAAGTAATATTATAGTATAGTAAATACAATTTTAGGTTTACTCATGCTTTATGCGTCGAGACTCAATATTTTATCAACTATTTCAGCAATATCCAGCTTTATTGTTTGAATTGCTGAGTAATCCACCTGAAAATGCCTCTGAGTATCGCTTTGATTCAGTAGCTATTAAAGAATCAAAATTTGAAATTGATGGCGTGTTTTTGCCACCTGAAACTATCAGAAAAGGAGTAGTCTATTTTGGCGAGGTACAGTTTCAAAAAGACCAAAAATTATATGAACGATTGTTTGC
Proteins encoded in this window:
- a CDS encoding DUF2887 domain-containing protein yields the protein MRRDSIFYQLFQQYPALLFELLSNPPENASEYRFDSVAIKESKFEIDGVFLPPETIRKGVVYFGEVQFQKDQKLYERLFA